One genomic window of Halanaerobium saccharolyticum subsp. saccharolyticum DSM 6643 includes the following:
- a CDS encoding ABC transporter substrate-binding protein codes for MKLKKQFITGSISLILLAVLLLTVAVSVQAQENWEEIVAAAKEEGEVTIYSTTSRVYDAAELFEAEYGIQVDAHRLSEVELIERVRAESQTGQQNIDIVIIEDLTTMRELLIRPGYLVNYIPPEAKANIPEKYHEPLVLGYINRVYGYNTQVYYEEPIENIWQFTDPEWAGRFMIRDPQITGEHLNYFSEIVRRSDEMAASYEEFYGEPLEITEDNAGLEFIKRLAQNDPVVMDSDTRISEAVGTRGQEDPPLGFTYVYSKHRDIENKNLALDYMRNIEPNLGYYYGLYVQLAGEARNPNAAKVLANFLVGPEGFSPWADDIGVYSMNENVEFHPMDKPWGYWEERLWTYDPDFAAQQRGIITDVWQRSIQ; via the coding sequence TTGAAACTTAAAAAACAATTTATTACTGGATCAATATCTTTAATTTTATTAGCTGTTTTACTTTTAACTGTTGCTGTTTCTGTGCAGGCTCAGGAAAATTGGGAAGAAATTGTTGCAGCTGCTAAAGAAGAGGGAGAAGTAACAATTTATTCAACAACAAGTCGTGTGTATGATGCAGCAGAACTTTTTGAAGCAGAGTATGGAATACAAGTTGATGCTCATCGCTTAAGTGAAGTTGAGTTAATCGAAAGAGTGAGAGCAGAATCCCAAACTGGTCAGCAAAATATTGACATAGTAATTATTGAAGATTTAACAACTATGCGCGAACTCTTAATTAGACCAGGATATCTAGTAAATTATATTCCACCAGAAGCTAAAGCCAATATTCCAGAAAAATATCATGAGCCTTTGGTTTTAGGTTATATAAATAGAGTTTACGGATATAACACTCAAGTGTATTATGAAGAACCAATTGAAAATATCTGGCAGTTTACTGATCCTGAGTGGGCTGGACGTTTTATGATTCGTGATCCACAAATCACCGGTGAACACTTAAATTATTTCTCTGAAATAGTAAGACGTTCTGATGAAATGGCTGCAAGCTATGAAGAATTTTATGGTGAGCCCTTAGAGATTACTGAAGACAATGCAGGTTTAGAATTTATTAAGCGCTTAGCACAGAATGATCCAGTGGTAATGGATAGTGACACCAGGATTTCTGAAGCTGTAGGTACTAGAGGTCAAGAAGATCCTCCTCTGGGTTTTACTTATGTATATTCAAAGCATAGAGATATAGAAAATAAAAATCTTGCTTTAGATTATATGAGGAATATTGAGCCTAATCTTGGTTACTATTACGGGCTTTATGTGCAGCTTGCAGGTGAAGCAAGAAATCCAAATGCAGCTAAAGTTTTAGCTAACTTTTTAGTTGGCCCTGAAGGATTTTCTCCTTGGGCTGATGATATTGGTGTCTATTCAATGAATGAAAATGTTGAATTTCACCCAATGGATAAGCCTTGGGGTTACTGGGAAGAACGCTTATGGACTTATGATCCTGATTTTGCCGCACAGCAGAGAGGTATTATTACTGATGTTTGGCAGAGAAGTATTCAGTAA
- a CDS encoding YwbE family protein: MDGNKRTNIKKGLKVKVVKKKDQRSGKLTEGTVKRILTNSANHPHGIKVMLESGTVGRVKEIIK, translated from the coding sequence ATGGATGGAAATAAGAGAACTAATATCAAAAAAGGTTTAAAGGTTAAAGTAGTGAAAAAGAAGGATCAAAGAAGCGGTAAGCTGACAGAAGGTACAGTTAAAAGAATTTTAACTAATTCAGCTAATCATCCCCATGGAATAAAAGTAATGCTCGAAAGTGGAACGGTTGGTAGAGTTAAAGAAATAATTAAATAA
- a CDS encoding ArsR/SmtB family transcription factor, translated as MTKSIRAEELNQLSELAKGLSHPHRLRIIKILAKLPSDNQCMVSSIVDQLPIAQSTVSQHLKILKETGWIEGRIDGPRVCYCIREDVFAKYKKELEQLFEI; from the coding sequence ATGACTAAAAGTATTAGAGCTGAAGAGTTAAACCAACTATCTGAACTGGCAAAAGGGTTGAGTCATCCCCACCGACTTAGAATAATAAAGATCTTGGCTAAATTACCCTCAGATAATCAATGTATGGTCAGCAGTATAGTTGATCAACTCCCAATCGCTCAATCAACTGTTTCTCAGCATCTTAAAATCTTAAAAGAGACTGGTTGGATAGAAGGAAGAATCGATGGCCCTAGAGTCTGCTATTGCATCAGAGAAGATGTTTTTGCTAAATATAAAAAGGAACTTGAACAATTATTTGAAATTTAA
- the arsM gene encoding arsenite methyltransferase, whose amino-acid sequence MANKDLEIKDKVKKNYTEVVTRNQSGCGCSSSCCSGSDSKEDKAKELAAKMDYSIEELESAFAEANYGLGCGNPGAIANLKAGETVLDLGCGAGFDVFLAARQVGENGKVIGVDMTEAMIEKARANAVKNGINNVEFILGEIEELPLADNSIDVIISNCVINLSPAKAKVFAEAKRVLKNGGRLAISDILKAKDFPAAIKDNLDNFSSCITGSIEKDQLLSILDELEFKNIEVERKNNSAEIVEDWISGIDINNYIYSAYIRAKK is encoded by the coding sequence ATGGCAAACAAAGATTTAGAAATTAAAGATAAGGTTAAGAAAAATTATACAGAAGTAGTAACTAGAAACCAAAGTGGTTGTGGCTGCAGCTCGTCCTGTTGTAGTGGTTCAGATAGTAAAGAAGATAAAGCAAAAGAACTGGCAGCAAAAATGGACTACAGTATTGAGGAACTTGAATCAGCTTTTGCAGAAGCAAATTATGGTCTGGGATGCGGTAATCCAGGGGCTATTGCAAATTTAAAGGCAGGAGAAACAGTTCTTGATTTAGGCTGTGGAGCCGGCTTTGATGTTTTTTTAGCTGCCAGACAAGTTGGTGAAAATGGAAAAGTTATAGGTGTTGATATGACAGAGGCTATGATAGAAAAGGCCAGGGCTAATGCAGTTAAAAATGGGATTAATAATGTAGAATTTATACTAGGGGAAATCGAAGAGCTGCCGCTGGCTGATAATAGTATTGACGTTATTATTTCAAATTGTGTGATTAATCTTTCTCCAGCTAAAGCAAAAGTTTTTGCTGAGGCAAAAAGAGTATTGAAAAATGGAGGTCGACTTGCTATTTCTGATATATTAAAGGCTAAAGATTTTCCAGCAGCAATTAAAGACAATCTTGATAATTTTAGCAGCTGTATAACAGGAAGCATTGAAAAAGATCAATTGCTCTCAATTTTAGATGAGTTGGAATTTAAAAATATCGAAGTTGAAAGAAAAAATAATAGTGCTGAAATAGTGGAGGATTGGATTTCTGGAATAGATATCAATAATTATATTTATTCAGCCTATATTAGAGCAAAAAAATAA
- a CDS encoding cation-translocating P-type ATPase → MSQKYYREKIDNIVKDFDTDLSQGLTQNAVEKKKEEYGKNKLSESRGVSFWQILLNQLKDLIIIILIIAAGLAFLIGDNLEGFAILAVIIFNTIIGFVTEYQAQKAVASLKNVLSKMALVLRSGTKKEIKAEELVPGDIIFIEEGDQIPADARLFESTNLTVNEASLTGESESVSKDAAANFEEEKTLAERTNMVYMGTTAARGKGKAIVTATAEKTEIGKIGEMLDETKEGKTPLEKRLDKLGKSLVKITLVVIAILTVLGIVMGRPVYETIKTGIALAIAAVPEGLPIIATITLAIGMQKMVRHKALVRELLAVETLGSVTTICTDKTGTITENQMTLKKIYLDNQEIEISGTGYQPEGDFSKAGDKIDLSKADDLKLTLKASLLCTSAELKQEDGEYTVLGEATEGALLTAGRKAGFSKAGLKEEGYQKLAEIPFSSEKMYMAVAYSTAENKEHLYLKGSPDVVLEMCNSILSGGEIKELTAAKKEEIKEENKKMGEEGLRILGVAFKTGENLNSEAEINNNIEEGLTFLALTAIIDPPRESVKKAIEETKKAGIKTKMITGDQMDTAAAIARMVGITGSDNVVSGQQISAASGSELKELIKSNSVFSRVTPENKLQIINALNQEKEITAMTGDGVNDAPALKKADIGVSMGKRGTSVAREASDMILLDDDFATIVTAVREGRVIFDNIQKFIYYLFSNNLSKIIYIFLGIIFNLPLPLIAMQILWINVVIDVFPALSLAWEQEEDKIMEERAKTERNIMDRSFKKKVAVHSIILAVGPMLLYVWALKSGYSLELSRTLSFSVLAFTQLFHVFNARRKSGIAFDKTVFENKYLWLAVGIGFIFQLAAIYLPALQGILSTVPVQASLWLPAAVAVVIPMAVIQIHNWKSYK, encoded by the coding sequence TTGAGTCAAAAATATTATAGAGAAAAAATAGATAATATAGTCAAAGATTTTGATACAGATCTTAGTCAGGGACTTACTCAAAATGCTGTAGAAAAAAAGAAAGAAGAATATGGGAAAAACAAGCTGAGTGAATCTCGAGGAGTTTCATTCTGGCAGATTCTATTAAATCAGCTTAAAGATCTAATTATTATTATTTTGATAATTGCAGCTGGACTGGCTTTTTTAATAGGTGACAATTTAGAAGGCTTTGCAATACTTGCTGTGATAATCTTTAATACAATAATTGGTTTTGTGACCGAATATCAGGCCCAAAAAGCCGTAGCTTCTTTAAAAAATGTTTTAAGTAAAATGGCATTAGTTCTGCGCTCAGGGACTAAAAAAGAGATAAAAGCAGAAGAATTGGTACCAGGAGATATCATCTTTATTGAAGAAGGAGATCAGATCCCGGCTGATGCAAGACTTTTTGAATCTACTAATCTAACAGTTAATGAGGCTTCTTTAACAGGGGAATCCGAAAGTGTAAGTAAAGATGCTGCAGCTAACTTTGAAGAAGAAAAGACCTTGGCTGAAAGAACTAACATGGTTTATATGGGAACAACAGCAGCCCGCGGTAAAGGGAAGGCAATTGTTACTGCTACTGCTGAAAAGACTGAGATCGGTAAAATTGGAGAAATGCTTGATGAAACAAAAGAAGGGAAAACACCGCTTGAGAAAAGACTTGATAAACTTGGTAAATCTCTGGTTAAAATTACTTTAGTAGTAATTGCAATTTTAACTGTGCTGGGTATTGTCATGGGAAGACCTGTTTATGAAACCATTAAAACAGGGATTGCCCTTGCTATTGCAGCTGTGCCTGAAGGACTGCCAATTATTGCTACTATTACTTTAGCAATCGGGATGCAGAAGATGGTTAGACATAAGGCGCTTGTTAGAGAATTATTAGCAGTTGAAACTCTGGGCTCAGTCACTACTATCTGTACAGATAAAACCGGAACAATTACCGAAAACCAGATGACTTTAAAAAAAATATATTTAGATAATCAAGAAATAGAGATAAGTGGTACCGGCTATCAACCAGAGGGAGATTTTTCTAAAGCTGGTGATAAAATTGATTTAAGTAAAGCTGATGATTTAAAATTGACTCTTAAAGCTTCTCTGCTCTGTACTTCTGCAGAATTAAAACAGGAAGATGGAGAATATACTGTTCTCGGAGAAGCAACCGAGGGCGCTCTTTTAACAGCCGGGAGAAAAGCTGGATTTTCAAAAGCAGGTCTAAAAGAAGAGGGTTATCAGAAACTGGCTGAAATCCCTTTCAGTTCAGAAAAAATGTACATGGCTGTTGCTTACAGCACAGCTGAAAATAAGGAACATCTTTATTTGAAGGGCTCCCCGGATGTTGTTTTAGAAATGTGTAATTCAATTTTGTCAGGGGGAGAAATTAAAGAGTTAACCGCTGCTAAAAAAGAAGAAATAAAAGAAGAAAATAAAAAAATGGGAGAAGAAGGCCTTAGAATTTTGGGAGTTGCTTTTAAAACAGGTGAAAATCTAAATTCTGAAGCTGAGATTAATAATAATATTGAAGAGGGATTAACTTTTTTAGCTCTAACAGCAATTATTGATCCTCCCAGAGAATCAGTTAAAAAGGCCATTGAAGAGACGAAAAAAGCAGGTATTAAGACTAAGATGATTACTGGAGACCAGATGGATACGGCGGCAGCTATTGCAAGAATGGTCGGAATAACTGGTAGTGATAATGTCGTCAGCGGTCAGCAGATTTCAGCTGCTTCTGGTTCTGAATTAAAGGAATTAATTAAAAGTAATTCAGTTTTCTCTCGAGTTACACCGGAAAATAAACTGCAGATTATCAATGCTTTAAATCAAGAAAAGGAAATTACTGCAATGACGGGTGATGGAGTTAATGATGCTCCTGCCCTTAAGAAAGCTGATATTGGTGTTTCGATGGGCAAAAGGGGAACTTCAGTGGCTCGTGAAGCTTCGGATATGATCCTGCTTGATGATGATTTTGCTACAATTGTTACAGCAGTTAGAGAAGGAAGAGTTATTTTTGATAATATCCAAAAATTCATTTATTATCTTTTTTCTAATAACTTAAGTAAGATAATATATATTTTTCTAGGTATAATTTTCAATTTACCCTTACCTTTAATTGCAATGCAGATTCTTTGGATTAACGTTGTAATAGATGTTTTTCCAGCGTTATCATTAGCCTGGGAACAAGAAGAAGATAAGATTATGGAAGAAAGAGCTAAGACTGAGCGTAATATTATGGATAGATCTTTTAAAAAGAAGGTTGCAGTTCATAGTATTATTTTAGCTGTCGGACCAATGTTATTATATGTCTGGGCTTTAAAAAGTGGTTATAGTTTAGAACTAAGCCGAACCTTAAGTTTTTCAGTTTTAGCCTTTACTCAACTTTTCCATGTATTTAATGCTCGCCGTAAGTCAGGTATTGCTTTTGATAAAACAGTTTTTGAAAATAAATATCTCTGGCTTGCAGTTGGAATCGGTTTTATTTTTCAACTGGCAGCAATTTATTTACCAGCACTACAGGGGATTCTTTCTACTGTTCCAGTTCAAGCCTCACTCTGGCTGCCTGCAGCTGTCGCAGTAGTTATTCCAATGGCTGTAATCCAGATTCACAACTGGAAAAGTTATAAGTGA
- a CDS encoding dicarboxylate/amino acid:cation symporter, whose product MDETKSTIWQFYKSKPLVLRIGIAFILGSLLGLFLGESVLVLEPLGTLFIKLLKMIVIPIVFLTLVAGMRSLTPSKLGRVGGQTVALYLITTAVAIVIGLITANIIAPGIGLTLPLEAEIMTKEAPSLAEVFMNIVPDNPFSAFAEGNVLQTIFIAIVFGLALAVLQEKAEGSVKAGVESIFNIVEAGAEAMFKVVWGVMEYGVIGVFALMASVFAKTGVDALIPFAKLILSLFLAVIIHITITHLLIIVKGFLKQKPTSFLLGIKDAMITALSIRSSSGTLPVSMANAEDNLCIDEEIYSFTLPLGATINMDGTAMYQGVAAVFAANLIGQTLTIAQQATIVVTAVLASIGTAGVPGSGLIMLTLVLTQLGLPLSVVGFVAGIDPILDRFRTVNNVTGDLAVTALVAKWNDAIDFSRGSWKK is encoded by the coding sequence ATGGACGAGACGAAATCGACAATTTGGCAGTTCTATAAATCAAAACCACTTGTTTTGAGAATAGGTATTGCCTTTATTTTAGGGTCACTTTTAGGATTGTTTTTAGGAGAATCAGTACTTGTTTTAGAACCACTGGGAACACTTTTTATTAAACTATTAAAAATGATTGTAATTCCAATTGTTTTTTTAACTCTGGTTGCTGGAATGAGAAGTTTAACTCCTTCCAAGTTGGGTAGAGTTGGAGGCCAGACTGTTGCTTTATATTTAATAACAACAGCTGTGGCAATTGTTATTGGTTTAATTACCGCAAATATAATAGCACCAGGTATTGGTCTTACTTTACCACTTGAAGCAGAGATCATGACAAAAGAGGCACCATCTTTAGCAGAAGTTTTTATGAATATCGTGCCTGACAATCCGTTTTCAGCCTTTGCCGAAGGTAATGTGCTGCAGACAATTTTCATTGCCATAGTCTTTGGGCTGGCGCTAGCAGTTTTACAGGAAAAGGCTGAAGGTAGTGTCAAAGCTGGAGTGGAAAGTATTTTTAATATTGTTGAAGCTGGTGCAGAGGCAATGTTTAAGGTTGTTTGGGGAGTTATGGAGTATGGAGTTATTGGTGTTTTTGCGCTGATGGCCTCGGTTTTTGCTAAAACAGGTGTTGATGCCTTGATACCCTTTGCTAAATTAATATTAAGTTTATTTTTAGCCGTTATTATTCATATAACTATTACCCATCTTTTAATTATAGTTAAGGGATTTTTAAAACAGAAACCTACAAGCTTTCTTTTGGGAATAAAAGATGCAATGATTACAGCTTTAAGTATTAGATCAAGCAGTGGAACACTGCCAGTTTCGATGGCAAATGCTGAAGATAATCTTTGTATAGACGAAGAAATTTACAGTTTCACTTTACCATTAGGAGCTACAATTAATATGGATGGAACAGCGATGTATCAGGGAGTAGCGGCTGTTTTTGCTGCTAACTTGATCGGACAGACATTAACTATTGCTCAACAAGCAACAATTGTTGTAACTGCTGTGCTGGCAAGTATTGGAACTGCTGGTGTACCGGGTAGTGGGCTAATTATGCTGACACTTGTTTTAACTCAACTTGGTTTACCACTTTCGGTTGTTGGTTTTGTAGCAGGAATTGATCCTATTTTAGATAGATTTAGAACAGTAAATAATGTTACCGGCGACCTTGCTGTGACTGCTTTAGTCGCAAAATGGAATGATGCAATTGATTTCAGCAGGGGAAGCTGGAAAAAATAA
- a CDS encoding HD domain-containing phosphohydrolase, giving the protein MLKLKEEVKIVMIYLLIGFGWIYFSDKILLLFIGDSVQLNQLQTYKGIFYVIVTAIIFYFLFKKYLNDLRKQHQKLEAKNKKLIESNKKIDTINQELDASLKSLEKLNKRFVKMISFVYSLNEKSNLNEEEFLSDLLYNIIEIIPEADYGKIYLIENGQCNFIEAVGHDIDALKQINIFEKSLLDFDSEGVNFSKNYSVNIDDLTSAKKKDFKKALKNIKESMYIDIKVKNRVVGRISLDIAENSEQNFNQGTTHILESFSTLASSFFAYKRFDRLQGKFTKELISSIIKILEIYDEYTKGHSENVANLSMLIAEEMGLSEETVLDTYWAGMVHDIGKLLVPVQILNKTERLEEFEYDIIKKHPVWSSRALADSETLKHISKYVLYHHERWDGYGYPEGLAAEDIPLVSQIIAVADAWDAMTSNRSYRDSLSKEAAIKEIKNNKGSQFSPRAAAAFLRLIDKKELEAVKNKYENYKGMI; this is encoded by the coding sequence ATGTTGAAATTAAAAGAAGAAGTTAAGATAGTAATGATTTATTTGCTGATTGGCTTTGGCTGGATATATTTTTCAGATAAAATTTTGCTGCTTTTTATTGGAGATAGTGTTCAACTAAATCAGCTGCAGACATATAAAGGTATTTTCTATGTAATTGTTACTGCTATTATATTTTACTTTTTATTTAAAAAATATTTAAATGATCTAAGAAAGCAGCACCAAAAACTAGAAGCAAAAAATAAAAAATTAATTGAATCTAATAAAAAAATAGATACTATAAATCAGGAACTTGATGCTTCCTTAAAATCTTTAGAAAAATTAAATAAGAGATTTGTTAAAATGATTAGTTTTGTTTATAGTTTGAATGAAAAATCAAATTTAAATGAAGAAGAATTTTTATCAGACTTACTGTATAATATAATCGAAATTATACCAGAGGCAGATTATGGAAAAATATACCTGATCGAAAATGGACAGTGCAATTTTATAGAAGCTGTTGGTCATGATATAGATGCTCTGAAGCAAATTAATATTTTTGAAAAAAGTCTTTTGGATTTTGATAGTGAAGGCGTTAATTTTTCAAAAAATTATTCAGTGAATATTGATGATTTAACTTCAGCTAAAAAAAAGGATTTCAAAAAAGCTCTAAAAAATATTAAAGAATCAATGTATATTGATATTAAAGTAAAAAATAGAGTTGTAGGTAGGATTTCACTTGATATTGCTGAAAATAGTGAGCAAAATTTTAATCAGGGAACTACTCATATTTTAGAATCATTTTCAACTCTCGCTTCCTCCTTTTTTGCTTATAAGAGATTTGATCGACTGCAGGGGAAGTTTACTAAAGAGTTGATTTCTTCTATTATAAAAATTTTGGAAATCTATGATGAATATACTAAAGGTCATTCCGAAAATGTCGCTAATTTATCAATGCTAATTGCAGAAGAAATGGGTTTATCCGAAGAAACTGTACTTGATACTTACTGGGCCGGTATGGTACATGATATCGGTAAACTGCTGGTACCAGTGCAAATTTTAAATAAGACTGAGCGGCTTGAAGAATTTGAATATGATATTATAAAAAAACATCCTGTTTGGAGCAGTAGAGCCCTTGCTGACTCTGAAACTTTAAAACATATTTCTAAATATGTGCTCTATCATCATGAGCGCTGGGATGGATACGGTTATCCAGAAGGTTTAGCTGCTGAGGATATTCCGCTTGTCTCTCAAATTATTGCTGTTGCTGATGCCTGGGATGCAATGACTTCTAACCGTTCTTACAGAGATTCACTTTCTAAAGAAGCAGCAATAAAAGAGATTAAAAATAACAAAGGAAGTCAGTTTTCACCTCGGGCTGCTGCGGCTTTTTTAAGACTTATTGATAAAAAGGAATTAGAGGCTGTAAAAAATAAATATGAAAACTATAAAGGAATGATTTGA
- a CDS encoding GGDEF domain-containing protein: MHRLFNKLKNIFAIIIVIIIFASYFGVYIPLKNELEDSLHQGFKNMVSNAEITLENHLNRALEGAESLSSRTMIRRELEKYQAGEINYQELQEYTQPKYEDGAAIHKHLLAAYRFVDGRILANYGGDYLELLANNGFLESEADNLLVTADQRYIIVKSSILTDAGNRLGSDYIIYDLNAILSELRQLNPEEIDYNILRGEPVLNSGIKADKIIEIRELNNTDYFLQAETSASLIYDTIGRISYKIILVVLLTVLAIAFLVTKVLHNTSKNIVKNLRKELKEKTILSETDKMLGIYNRAKFNQELEREIDRVKRYKSKLSLIMIDIDYFKEFNDNYGHHVGDQILKKIVSIVEEKIRKHDILARYGGDEFMIICPETSLKDAEKLAQRLNEAIDYYNCSEDNNLSCSFGVAEYQDDEDDLMSLIKRADQALYQAKENGRNRVCRNIN; encoded by the coding sequence ATGCATAGACTTTTTAATAAATTAAAAAATATTTTTGCTATAATCATTGTTATAATAATTTTTGCATCTTATTTTGGCGTGTATATTCCTTTAAAAAATGAATTAGAAGATTCACTACATCAAGGTTTTAAAAATATGGTTTCTAATGCTGAAATCACTTTAGAAAATCATTTAAATAGGGCTTTAGAAGGTGCAGAGAGTTTATCAAGCAGGACAATGATTAGAAGAGAGCTAGAAAAATATCAGGCGGGGGAAATTAATTATCAGGAACTCCAGGAATATACTCAGCCTAAATATGAGGATGGAGCTGCTATTCATAAACATTTACTTGCAGCTTATAGATTTGTTGATGGTAGAATTTTAGCTAATTATGGAGGAGATTATTTAGAGCTGCTGGCTAATAATGGCTTTCTAGAAAGTGAAGCTGATAATTTACTGGTCACCGCTGATCAAAGATATATTATTGTTAAGTCATCTATCTTAACTGATGCGGGAAATCGACTGGGTAGTGATTATATAATTTATGATTTAAATGCTATACTTTCAGAATTAAGACAGTTAAATCCTGAAGAAATAGACTATAATATTCTAAGGGGAGAGCCTGTACTGAATAGTGGAATTAAAGCAGATAAGATCATTGAAATAAGAGAATTAAATAACACTGATTATTTTTTGCAAGCAGAAACTTCCGCTTCTTTGATTTATGATACGATTGGTAGAATCTCATATAAGATAATACTTGTGGTTTTATTAACTGTTTTGGCGATTGCATTTCTTGTAACTAAAGTATTGCATAATACATCTAAAAATATAGTTAAAAATTTAAGAAAAGAATTAAAAGAAAAAACCATCTTGTCAGAAACCGATAAAATGCTTGGAATTTATAACAGAGCTAAATTTAACCAAGAATTAGAAAGAGAAATAGACCGGGTTAAAAGATATAAAAGCAAGCTATCTTTAATAATGATTGACATTGATTATTTTAAAGAATTTAATGATAATTATGGTCATCATGTAGGAGACCAAATCTTAAAAAAAATAGTATCGATAGTTGAAGAAAAGATTAGAAAACATGATATTTTAGCTCGTTATGGTGGAGATGAATTTATGATTATCTGTCCTGAAACTAGTTTAAAAGATGCTGAAAAGCTTGCTCAAAGATTAAATGAAGCTATTGATTATTATAACTGTAGTGAAGATAATAATTTAAGCTGTAGTTTTGGAGTGGCAGAATATCAAGATGATGAAGATGATCTAATGTCTTTAATTAAAAGAGCAGATCAGGCTTTATATCAAGCCAAAGAAAATGGACGCAATCGAGTCTGTAGAAATATTAATTAA
- a CDS encoding amidohydrolase has translation MQKNEIKAKIIETIENNRSKIVELVDEIYKNPELGYKEEKTTKIIAEAFSDLEIDFKEHQNLSGINALLEMENPGPKIAVLGELDAVTCSEHPDADPETNAVHACGHNIQLGVMYGVAAAFKKAGVESELAGTLNFITTPAEEFIELEYRDQLREAGKINYFGGKQELIKRGSFDDVDISIMMHALDLGSKKALVAPKGNGFVGKNIRFIGQESHAGSAPEKGVNALNAAVLAMNNINAQRETFAEADRVRVHPIITKGGDIVNIVPADVRMESYVRARNIEAIKKANEKVDRSLKAGAMAVGADVKITDIPGYLPLLNNEGLDSILESNLLELVDEAEITVGGDFTGSFDFGDVSHLMPALHPFFGGVAGDLHTRNFKTKNKDDAYILPIKALAMTVVDLLYDNAAEAKKIIKDFKAPLTKKEYLELMEEFTEEIIYKN, from the coding sequence TTGCAGAAAAACGAAATAAAAGCAAAGATAATCGAAACTATTGAAAATAATCGCAGTAAAATTGTTGAGCTCGTTGATGAGATTTATAAAAATCCAGAGCTTGGCTATAAAGAAGAGAAGACCACTAAAATAATAGCAGAGGCTTTTTCTGATTTAGAAATTGATTTTAAAGAACATCAGAATTTAAGTGGGATTAATGCTCTACTGGAAATGGAAAATCCGGGGCCTAAAATTGCTGTTCTGGGAGAACTAGATGCAGTTACTTGTTCAGAACATCCTGATGCCGATCCAGAAACTAATGCTGTCCATGCCTGTGGTCATAATATTCAACTGGGAGTAATGTATGGAGTTGCAGCTGCTTTTAAAAAAGCAGGAGTAGAGTCTGAACTAGCTGGTACTCTTAATTTTATCACTACTCCAGCCGAGGAATTTATTGAACTGGAATACCGGGATCAACTTAGAGAAGCAGGTAAAATAAATTACTTTGGTGGTAAACAGGAATTAATAAAAAGAGGTAGTTTTGATGATGTAGATATCTCAATCATGATGCATGCTCTTGATTTAGGTTCCAAAAAGGCTTTAGTTGCTCCTAAGGGAAATGGCTTTGTCGGTAAAAACATTAGATTCATTGGTCAAGAATCTCATGCAGGCTCAGCTCCGGAAAAAGGAGTCAACGCTTTAAATGCTGCTGTTTTAGCAATGAATAATATTAATGCCCAGCGAGAAACTTTTGCTGAGGCAGATAGAGTTCGAGTTCATCCAATAATTACTAAAGGTGGAGATATAGTTAATATTGTTCCGGCAGATGTGAGGATGGAAAGTTATGTTCGGGCTCGAAATATTGAAGCCATTAAAAAAGCAAATGAAAAGGTAGATCGTTCTCTTAAAGCAGGAGCAATGGCAGTTGGGGCAGATGTAAAAATTACTGATATCCCTGGTTATCTACCCCTTTTAAATAATGAAGGCTTAGATTCAATTTTAGAGTCAAATCTTTTAGAGTTAGTAGATGAAGCAGAAATTACAGTTGGTGGTGATTTTACGGGTTCCTTTGATTTTGGAGACGTATCGCATTTAATGCCTGCTCTACATCCATTTTTCGGTGGAGTAGCTGGAGATCTTCATACCAGGAACTTTAAAACTAAGAATAAAGATGATGCCTATATTTTACCAATTAAAGCTCTGGCAATGACAGTTGTTGATCTTCTTTATGATAATGCTGCTGAAGCTAAAAAAATAATTAAAGATTTTAAAGCACCACTAACAAAAAAAGAATACCTTGAATTAATGGAAGAGTTTACAGAAGAAATAATTTATAAAAATTAA